One Streptomyces lincolnensis genomic region harbors:
- a CDS encoding LacI family DNA-binding transcriptional regulator: MVTLAEVAQHAGVSASTVSYVLSGKRSISGATRQRVEESIRELGYHPNAGARALASSKSNIIALMIPLRTDMYVPVMMEIAIAVATTARTHGYDVLLLTGEEGPDAVRRVTGSGLADAMIVMDVELDDERLPLLRGTDQPSVLIGLPADTSELTCVDLDFRATGALCVEHLAKLGHRDIAVIGEAPAVYERHTGFAERTLDGLRSRAGELGVRLLHRPCDGGYDAMAVTLARVLDERPTTTGFVVQNESAVEPLLALLRQQGRAVPEDVSVVAICPDQVAVQASVRLTSVAIPAQEMGRHAVARLVAKLEGRGTDEVVLIAPELTVRASTGPAPSAS, from the coding sequence ATGGTCACCCTCGCCGAGGTCGCCCAGCACGCCGGAGTCTCGGCGAGCACGGTGAGCTATGTCCTCAGCGGCAAGCGGTCCATCTCCGGTGCCACCCGGCAGCGGGTCGAGGAGAGCATCCGCGAGCTGGGCTACCACCCGAACGCGGGCGCCCGCGCCCTGGCCAGCAGCAAGTCGAACATCATCGCGCTGATGATCCCCCTGCGCACCGACATGTACGTACCGGTGATGATGGAGATCGCCATCGCGGTCGCCACCACGGCCCGCACACACGGCTACGACGTCCTGCTGCTCACCGGCGAGGAGGGTCCCGACGCCGTACGCCGCGTCACCGGCAGCGGGCTCGCCGACGCGATGATCGTCATGGACGTGGAACTCGACGACGAGCGGCTGCCGTTGCTGCGCGGCACCGACCAGCCCTCCGTCCTCATCGGTCTGCCCGCCGACACCTCGGAGCTGACCTGCGTGGACCTGGACTTCCGGGCGACGGGCGCGCTGTGCGTGGAACACCTGGCGAAGCTGGGGCACCGCGACATCGCTGTCATCGGCGAGGCCCCGGCGGTCTACGAGCGGCACACCGGCTTCGCCGAGCGCACGCTCGACGGACTGCGGTCGCGCGCCGGGGAGTTGGGCGTGCGGCTGCTGCACCGGCCGTGCGACGGCGGCTACGACGCGATGGCCGTGACCCTCGCCCGGGTCCTCGACGAACGCCCCACCACCACCGGGTTCGTCGTCCAGAACGAGTCGGCGGTCGAACCGCTGCTCGCCCTGCTGCGCCAGCAGGGCAGGGCCGTCCCCGAGGACGTGTCGGTGGTGGCGATCTGCCCCGACCAGGTCGCCGTCCAGGCCTCGGTGCGGCTGACGTCGGTCGCCATCCCCGCTCAGGAGATGGGCCGGCACGCCGTGGCGCGGCTGGTGGCCAAGCTCGAAGGCAGGGGCACCGACGAAGTCGTGCTGATCGCGCCCGAGTTGACGGTCAGGGCCAGCACGGGCCCGGCGCCGTCGGCGTCCTGA